A window of Xylophilus sp. GW821-FHT01B05 contains these coding sequences:
- a CDS encoding D-2-hydroxyacid dehydrogenase family protein, with protein MNIVILDDYQDAVRKLHCATRLDAYPAKVYTNTVKGIGQLSVRLRDADIIVLIRERTHITRQLVEKLPRLKLIAQTGKVGHHIDVGACTERGIAVAEGVGSPIAPAELTWALIMAAMRRLPQYISNLKHGAWQQSGLRAASMPANFGIGTVLRGKTLGLWGYGKIGQIVAGYAQAFGMHVRIWGRDASRAKALADGYQAANSKEEFFEQCDVVSLHLRLNEETQGIVTLDDLSRMKPTALIVNTSRAELIEPEALIAALNRGRPGMGAVDVFETEPPLQGHALLRLENCICTPHIGYVERDSYEMYFGAAFDNVINYIRGAPTNIVNPGALQVRR; from the coding sequence ATGAACATTGTGATCCTCGATGACTATCAGGATGCGGTGCGGAAGCTGCATTGCGCCACGCGACTTGATGCCTATCCCGCCAAGGTCTACACCAATACGGTCAAGGGCATCGGCCAACTCTCCGTCCGCCTCAGAGACGCCGACATCATTGTCTTGATCCGCGAACGCACCCATATCACCCGGCAACTGGTCGAGAAGCTGCCCCGGCTCAAGCTGATTGCACAGACCGGCAAGGTGGGACACCACATCGACGTTGGCGCCTGCACGGAGCGAGGCATTGCAGTTGCCGAAGGCGTGGGTTCGCCGATCGCACCGGCCGAACTCACCTGGGCGCTCATCATGGCGGCCATGCGCCGCCTGCCGCAGTACATCTCCAACCTGAAGCACGGCGCCTGGCAACAGTCCGGGTTGCGCGCGGCCTCCATGCCGGCCAACTTCGGCATTGGCACGGTGCTGCGTGGCAAGACGCTGGGCCTCTGGGGCTACGGCAAGATCGGCCAGATCGTGGCCGGCTATGCCCAGGCCTTTGGTATGCATGTGCGCATCTGGGGCCGTGACGCCTCGCGCGCCAAGGCACTGGCAGACGGCTACCAGGCCGCCAACAGCAAGGAAGAATTCTTCGAACAATGTGACGTGGTGTCATTGCACCTGCGACTGAACGAGGAAACCCAGGGCATCGTCACACTGGATGATCTCTCCCGGATGAAGCCCACCGCCTTGATCGTCAACACCTCGCGGGCGGAGTTGATCGAGCCTGAGGCCCTGATCGCCGCCCTCAACCGCGGCCGCCCCGGGATGGGCGCCGTAGATGTCTTCGAGACCGAGCCCCCACTGCAAGGCCATGCACTGCTACGCCTGGAGAACTGCATCTGCACACCGCATATCGGCTACGTCGAGCGCGACAGCTACGAGATGTACTTTGGTGCCGCCTTCGACAACGTCATCAACTACATCCGGGGTGCTCCGACCAATATCGTGAACCCCGGGGCACTGCAGGTACGACGATAA
- a CDS encoding tetratricopeptide repeat protein has protein sequence MSLGPSHGAAVIGQPLDLHFDLSLDAEGEAPSTCPQAEVFYGETRVDPSRLRVAVLPGAKPDQARVRLLSSVVVNEPVVSVLLRAGCGQALSRRYVLLASAPMAAAAETGQAAATIASTLPSLVPSASSGTGAPRLVDKAAAVRPKSPAKSEAAAVTAPVRRPKPASAPAKASEPGRPRLELQSPLDWLEERDVQLRPSMEMAVPVPATPEQRAAAAASWRSLAMEAPAVAVEAPAAVERLQALETQLKALQVNEARERSRTAELQAQLDEVGRDRQTQWIVTALVAVLAMALGALLVGWRRLRQDGARSMWWAPRSTVQQDSEPALSPEWVAEAKPSPDTAVPPPITPPVMARPPVPVAAPVPINVVTDVDTAWLDLPEVAVPSVSPKAAADAGDALRAPGLDDEQVDAQQNAEFYVSLGQYEQAIELLQHYIAAHPGISPAVYLDLLKILHTLSLTDDYRRLREEFNAIFNADVPAFAGFLKSARRLEDYPDALASIQARWDQPEVLEVIEACLYRSSGPVQPLPFELEAYRELLLLYAMAKSLHGASGMARVARPAAPEDRLPAAMEQPEAFAAHMPMPLPDAHRPSSPMASLQQHDIGEAGFPAPLTFDLSLDDEPEDGSQAKPSASVVARASGVDAEVGFAPAPAGDSNLIDFDLFDVEVLPSSGKGAEVKA, from the coding sequence TTGTCCCTGGGGCCATCGCATGGGGCCGCAGTCATCGGCCAGCCGCTCGATTTGCACTTTGATCTTTCCCTGGATGCCGAGGGCGAGGCCCCGTCTACATGCCCGCAGGCGGAAGTGTTCTACGGCGAAACCCGGGTCGATCCTTCGCGCCTTCGGGTCGCGGTGCTTCCGGGAGCGAAGCCAGACCAGGCCCGGGTGCGGCTGCTGTCCAGTGTGGTGGTGAATGAGCCCGTGGTGTCGGTGTTGCTGCGCGCGGGCTGCGGGCAAGCCTTGTCACGGCGCTATGTCCTGCTGGCGTCAGCCCCCATGGCTGCTGCGGCCGAAACTGGGCAGGCAGCGGCAACGATAGCCAGCACCTTGCCCAGCCTTGTGCCATCCGCGTCGTCGGGTACAGGGGCACCCCGTTTGGTGGACAAGGCTGCGGCTGTACGTCCGAAGTCCCCTGCCAAGTCCGAGGCAGCAGCCGTGACGGCGCCTGTCCGCCGCCCTAAGCCGGCGTCGGCCCCTGCAAAGGCCAGCGAGCCTGGGCGTCCCCGGCTTGAATTGCAGTCGCCGCTGGATTGGCTGGAAGAGCGTGACGTCCAGTTGCGCCCCTCCATGGAAATGGCGGTCCCTGTGCCTGCGACGCCGGAGCAGCGGGCTGCCGCCGCAGCAAGCTGGCGCAGCCTCGCCATGGAGGCTCCGGCTGTGGCTGTCGAGGCGCCGGCGGCGGTTGAGCGCCTGCAGGCGCTGGAGACGCAGCTCAAGGCGCTGCAGGTCAACGAGGCCCGCGAACGCAGCCGTACGGCCGAATTGCAGGCCCAATTGGACGAGGTCGGGCGTGACCGTCAAACCCAGTGGATCGTCACCGCCTTGGTCGCGGTGCTGGCGATGGCGCTCGGGGCCTTGCTGGTTGGCTGGCGCCGCCTGCGTCAAGACGGCGCCCGGTCGATGTGGTGGGCACCGCGCAGCACCGTACAGCAAGACTCCGAACCGGCCTTGTCGCCCGAGTGGGTAGCAGAGGCAAAGCCCTCGCCCGATACGGCTGTTCCGCCGCCGATTACCCCGCCGGTGATGGCGCGGCCTCCAGTGCCCGTCGCGGCCCCGGTCCCCATCAATGTGGTCACTGACGTGGACACTGCATGGCTCGATCTACCCGAGGTGGCAGTGCCCTCTGTGTCCCCGAAAGCTGCGGCGGATGCTGGCGATGCGTTGCGTGCCCCTGGCTTGGATGATGAACAGGTCGATGCGCAGCAGAACGCGGAGTTCTACGTATCCCTGGGACAGTACGAGCAGGCCATCGAATTGCTCCAGCACTACATTGCCGCGCACCCGGGCATCAGCCCGGCGGTCTACCTGGATCTGCTCAAAATCCTGCATACCCTGAGCCTGACCGACGACTACCGCAGGCTCCGCGAAGAGTTCAACGCCATCTTCAACGCAGACGTGCCGGCCTTCGCAGGCTTTCTGAAGAGTGCGCGGCGGCTGGAGGACTATCCAGATGCGCTCGCCTCGATCCAGGCGCGTTGGGATCAGCCTGAGGTACTGGAGGTGATAGAGGCCTGCCTGTATCGCAGCTCAGGCCCTGTACAGCCCCTGCCTTTCGAGTTGGAGGCCTATCGCGAGCTGTTGTTGCTGTACGCGATGGCCAAGAGCCTTCATGGAGCGTCCGGCATGGCGCGTGTTGCGCGGCCCGCCGCGCCTGAAGACCGACTGCCTGCAGCCATGGAGCAGCCGGAGGCCTTTGCTGCACACATGCCTATGCCCTTGCCCGATGCGCATCGCCCAAGTTCCCCGATGGCGTCGCTGCAGCAGCACGATATCGGAGAGGCCGGCTTTCCAGCGCCGTTGACATTCGACTTGTCGCTTGACGATGAGCCAGAGGACGGCAGCCAAGCCAAGCCGTCCGCATCCGTTGTGGCCAGGGCCAGTGGCGTGGATGCTGAAGTAGGCTTTGCCCCGGCGCCTGCGGGCGACAGCAATTTGATCGACTTCGACCTTTTTGATGTCGAAGTGCTGCCGTCGTCGGGCAAGGGCGCCGAAGTCAAGGCCTGA
- a CDS encoding 3-hydroxyacyl-CoA dehydrogenase, protein MHTPISLIAVIGAGAMGRGIAQLAAQAGSVVRLFDNNADAVAAACAAVHAQWDKMQDKGRIDAAQCAALKERLLSADSLEALADCSLIVEAIVERLDIKRELFAKLEGLVTPDTILATNTSSLSVTAIAAGLQHPERFAGLHFFNPVPLMKVVEVIAGLRTAPAVCDALHAYVGKMGHTAVRAQDTPGFIVNHAGRGFGTEALRIVGESVADFATIDRILKDQIGFKLGPFELMDLTALDVSHPVMESIYHQYYEEPRYRPSVITAQRLAGGMLGRKSGQGFYDYEDGVAIQPPEAAAPKVEKLPPVWVSPRAARRAELLQLLKDLGASIESGASPSPQALTLVAPLGFDVTTVAVVERLDPARTIGIDMLADDATTRRRVLATNPATRSDMRDAAHALFARDGKAVSVIRDSGGFVTQRVVATIINIAADICQQGVCSPRDLDTAVTLGLGYPQGPLALGDRLGPTNVLEVLFNLQTVYGDTRYRPSPWLRRRGAIGLSLLHTED, encoded by the coding sequence ATGCACACTCCAATTTCCTTGATTGCCGTGATCGGCGCGGGCGCGATGGGTCGCGGTATCGCGCAATTGGCAGCCCAGGCCGGCAGCGTTGTCCGGCTGTTCGACAACAACGCCGACGCGGTCGCCGCGGCCTGCGCAGCCGTTCACGCCCAGTGGGACAAGATGCAGGACAAGGGCCGCATCGATGCGGCGCAATGCGCGGCCTTGAAGGAGCGGCTGCTGTCCGCGGACTCGCTCGAGGCCCTTGCAGACTGTTCACTGATCGTCGAAGCCATCGTCGAGCGGCTCGACATCAAGCGCGAACTGTTTGCCAAGCTGGAAGGCCTCGTGACGCCCGATACCATCCTGGCCACCAACACCTCGTCGCTGTCAGTCACCGCCATCGCCGCGGGCCTGCAGCACCCCGAGCGCTTTGCCGGACTGCACTTCTTCAACCCAGTGCCGCTCATGAAGGTGGTGGAGGTGATCGCCGGGCTACGCACCGCGCCTGCCGTATGTGATGCCCTGCACGCCTACGTCGGGAAAATGGGTCACACCGCCGTCCGGGCCCAGGATACCCCGGGCTTCATTGTCAACCATGCCGGGCGCGGCTTCGGGACCGAGGCGCTGCGCATCGTGGGCGAGAGCGTGGCGGATTTCGCAACCATCGATCGAATCCTGAAGGACCAGATTGGCTTCAAGCTCGGCCCTTTCGAGTTGATGGACCTTACCGCATTGGACGTCTCGCACCCGGTGATGGAATCCATTTACCACCAGTACTACGAAGAGCCGCGCTACCGCCCCAGCGTCATCACGGCCCAGCGCCTGGCGGGTGGCATGCTCGGCCGCAAGAGCGGCCAGGGCTTCTACGACTATGAAGACGGTGTCGCCATCCAGCCCCCCGAAGCAGCGGCGCCGAAGGTGGAAAAGCTGCCGCCCGTATGGGTCTCCCCGCGCGCGGCGCGGCGCGCTGAATTGCTGCAACTGCTCAAGGACCTGGGCGCCTCCATCGAAAGCGGTGCATCGCCTTCGCCCCAGGCCTTGACGCTGGTGGCACCACTCGGCTTCGATGTGACGACGGTGGCCGTGGTCGAGCGTCTGGATCCGGCGCGTACCATCGGCATCGACATGCTGGCCGACGACGCGACCACCCGGCGCCGGGTACTGGCCACCAATCCAGCCACGCGCAGCGATATGCGCGACGCCGCGCATGCCCTGTTCGCCCGCGACGGCAAAGCCGTCAGCGTGATCCGCGACAGCGGCGGCTTCGTCACACAACGCGTGGTGGCCACCATCATCAATATCGCGGCTGACATATGCCAACAGGGCGTGTGCTCGCCGCGCGACCTGGACACAGCCGTGACACTGGGCCTGGGTTATCCGCAAGGCCCGCTGGCACTTGGCGACCGACTGGGCCCGACCAATGTGCTGGAGGTGCTTTTCAACCTGCAGACGGTGTACGGCGACACACGCTACCGCCCCAGCCCCTGGCTGCGCCGCCGCGGTGCCATCGGCCTGAGCCTGCTGCATACGGAAGATTGA
- a CDS encoding enoyl-CoA hydratase, translating to MPAQLICTRHGETMVLTLHNPDNRNALGPEIYAAGIEALNSAGSEIRSVVIVGEGSTFCAGGNLQRLKANREQAPEVQAQSIEGLHLWIEELRAFPRPIIAAVEGAAAGAGFSLALACDFIVAARDAFFAMSYSSVALSPDGGGSWHLPRVLPRPLVNELMMLGTRIEAERLHALGVVNQLATPGAALADAMALSERLNRRAPNALASIKELVNKAPHTELSEHLAAERDRFVRNLHHPNAGIGIDAFLNKTTPRYA from the coding sequence ATGCCCGCTCAACTCATCTGCACTCGCCATGGCGAAACCATGGTGCTCACGCTGCACAACCCCGACAACCGCAATGCGCTCGGCCCCGAGATCTACGCGGCAGGCATCGAAGCGCTGAATTCAGCCGGTTCGGAAATTCGCAGCGTGGTCATCGTCGGCGAAGGCAGCACCTTCTGCGCCGGCGGCAACCTGCAACGCCTGAAAGCCAACCGCGAGCAAGCTCCCGAGGTCCAGGCGCAAAGCATCGAAGGCCTGCATCTCTGGATCGAGGAACTGCGCGCCTTCCCCAGGCCCATCATTGCCGCAGTGGAAGGTGCTGCGGCCGGAGCCGGCTTCTCGCTGGCCCTGGCCTGCGATTTCATCGTTGCCGCACGCGATGCCTTCTTCGCCATGTCCTACAGCAGCGTGGCCCTGTCACCAGACGGTGGCGGCAGTTGGCACCTGCCCCGCGTGCTGCCCCGCCCGCTGGTCAACGAACTGATGATGCTCGGCACGCGTATCGAGGCCGAGCGGCTGCACGCTCTGGGTGTGGTCAATCAGCTGGCAACCCCAGGTGCGGCGCTGGCCGATGCCATGGCGCTGTCCGAGCGGCTCAACCGCCGCGCACCCAATGCACTGGCCAGCATCAAGGAGCTGGTCAACAAGGCTCCGCACACCGAACTCTCCGAGCACCTGGCCGCCGAGCGCGATCGCTTCGTGCGCAACCTGCACCACCCCAATGCGGGCATCGGCATCGATGCGTTTCTGAACAAGACCACGCCGCGTTACGCCTAA
- a CDS encoding Crp/Fnr family transcriptional regulator, with protein MDEPILTIEEREAINSGRWFSSLSPSLRHDILRCAYVKRYKDGDLIAARGDSPEEWIACAYGAVRVSSTSVSGKQITLTYVEPGIWFGDVAFFDGERRTHDAYAHGDSTTLCVARADFRKILEQHVELYEALLRLHARRIRQLFGLVEDLNTLPLRARLAKQLGHLVRSYGTPSLADGNEIRISLQLAQEELAQLLGASRQRVNQELKLMEREDVIRIEPGGLVVRNRHMLLRIGEGDL; from the coding sequence ATGGACGAACCGATTCTTACCATCGAAGAACGCGAGGCCATCAATTCAGGCCGCTGGTTCTCTTCCCTCTCCCCCTCCCTGCGACACGACATCCTTCGATGCGCCTACGTCAAACGCTACAAGGACGGCGACCTGATCGCCGCGCGCGGCGACTCGCCGGAGGAGTGGATTGCCTGCGCCTACGGCGCGGTACGCGTGAGCTCTACCTCGGTATCGGGCAAGCAGATCACGCTGACCTATGTCGAGCCGGGCATCTGGTTCGGGGATGTCGCCTTCTTCGATGGCGAGCGCCGCACCCACGACGCCTACGCCCATGGCGACAGCACCACGCTGTGCGTGGCGCGTGCCGACTTCCGCAAGATACTGGAGCAGCACGTCGAGCTCTACGAGGCACTGCTGCGCCTGCATGCGCGGCGCATACGCCAGCTCTTCGGGCTGGTCGAGGATCTGAACACCCTGCCCTTGCGCGCGCGGCTGGCCAAGCAGTTGGGCCATCTGGTTCGCAGCTACGGTACGCCAAGCCTCGCCGACGGCAACGAAATTCGCATCAGCCTGCAGCTCGCCCAGGAAGAGCTGGCCCAGTTGCTGGGCGCGTCGCGCCAGCGCGTGAACCAGGAGCTCAAGCTCATGGAGCGCGAAGACGTGATCCGCATCGAGCCCGGCGGCTTGGTCGTGCGCAACCGCCACATGCTGCTGCGCATTGGCGAAGGGGACCTCTAA
- a CDS encoding phosphotransferase has translation MPDYDHFVGTRPVSSTHAIDTNALAAWLSDHVQGFAGPLSLEMFKGGQSNPTYKLITPTRAYVLRAKPGPVAKLLPSAHAIEREYAVMRGLHGTQVPVAQMVALCEDESVIGRAFYVMEFVQGRVLWDQTLPGMERTERAAIYDEMNRVIAALHTVDYKAQGLAAYGKPGNYFDRQIGRWSKQYIASITEPITAMEKLMDWLPAHMPASARDESRTCIVHGDYRLDNMMFHPTEPRVLAVLDWELSTLGHPLADFSYHCMAWHIPPGSFRGIGGVDLQALGIPAEADYIARYCERTGLTTPGELAADWNFYLAYNLFRMAAILQGIAKRVQAGTASSAQAAASAAGARPLAEMAWKFAQQG, from the coding sequence ATGCCCGACTACGACCATTTCGTGGGCACCCGGCCCGTGTCATCCACCCATGCCATCGACACCAACGCATTGGCGGCTTGGCTCTCGGACCACGTGCAGGGCTTCGCTGGCCCGCTGTCGCTTGAAATGTTCAAGGGTGGGCAATCCAATCCGACCTACAAACTAATCACCCCCACGCGCGCCTACGTGCTGCGCGCCAAGCCCGGGCCGGTGGCCAAGCTGCTGCCCTCGGCCCACGCCATCGAGCGTGAATACGCGGTGATGCGGGGCTTGCACGGCACACAGGTCCCGGTAGCGCAAATGGTCGCGCTGTGCGAGGACGAATCCGTGATTGGCCGCGCCTTCTACGTCATGGAGTTCGTCCAGGGGCGGGTACTGTGGGACCAGACGCTGCCCGGCATGGAACGCACGGAACGTGCCGCCATCTACGACGAGATGAACCGTGTCATAGCGGCCCTGCACACGGTCGACTACAAGGCACAGGGGCTGGCCGCCTACGGCAAGCCCGGCAACTATTTCGACCGCCAGATAGGACGCTGGAGCAAGCAGTACATCGCCTCCATCACCGAGCCCATCACGGCCATGGAAAAGCTGATGGACTGGCTGCCTGCGCACATGCCGGCCAGCGCGCGCGACGAGTCGCGCACCTGCATCGTCCATGGCGACTACCGGCTGGACAACATGATGTTCCACCCCACCGAGCCCCGCGTGCTCGCGGTGCTGGACTGGGAGCTCTCCACCCTCGGCCATCCGCTGGCCGACTTCAGCTACCACTGCATGGCCTGGCATATCCCGCCTGGCTCATTCCGTGGCATTGGTGGCGTCGACCTGCAGGCGCTGGGTATTCCCGCCGAGGCCGACTACATCGCCCGCTACTGCGAGCGCACCGGTCTCACCACGCCCGGCGAACTGGCCGCAGACTGGAACTTCTACCTCGCCTACAACCTGTTCCGCATGGCCGCGATCCTGCAAGGCATTGCCAAGCGTGTGCAGGCCGGCACCGCCTCCAGCGCGCAAGCAGCTGCCTCGGCCGCTGGTGCGCGGCCACTCGCGGAAATGGCCTGGAAGTTCGCGCAGCAGGGCTAA
- a CDS encoding glutathione binding-like protein encodes MITVYTWPTPNGHKIHVMLEECGLPYRVVPINIGAGDQFTTEFLRISPNNKIPAIVDDTGPDGQPISLFESGAILLYLAAKTGKFLPEGDRAKFEAMQWLMFQMGGVGPMLGQAHHFRMYAPEKIPYAVDRYTNEAKRLYGVMDKRLNTSPYIAGDSYTIADIAIFPWLRSAANQGVDWADYPALKRWFDAIDARPAVQRGVQVLAERRSTTRTPQERDILFGAQQYQRR; translated from the coding sequence ATGATCACCGTCTACACCTGGCCCACCCCCAACGGCCATAAAATCCACGTCATGCTGGAGGAATGCGGCCTGCCCTATCGGGTCGTGCCGATCAATATCGGCGCAGGCGACCAGTTCACGACTGAATTCCTGCGCATCAGCCCCAACAACAAGATTCCCGCCATCGTCGATGACACGGGGCCGGACGGCCAGCCAATCTCGCTGTTTGAATCCGGTGCCATCCTTCTCTACCTGGCCGCCAAGACTGGCAAGTTTCTTCCTGAAGGAGACCGCGCCAAATTCGAAGCCATGCAATGGCTGATGTTCCAGATGGGCGGCGTTGGCCCCATGCTGGGGCAAGCCCATCACTTCCGGATGTACGCCCCGGAAAAAATCCCTTACGCCGTCGACCGCTACACCAACGAGGCCAAGCGGCTGTATGGCGTCATGGACAAGCGGCTGAACACAAGCCCGTACATCGCAGGCGACAGCTACACCATCGCCGATATCGCCATCTTTCCCTGGCTGCGCAGTGCGGCCAATCAGGGGGTGGACTGGGCCGACTACCCAGCGCTGAAGCGCTGGTTCGACGCCATCGACGCGCGCCCTGCGGTACAGCGTGGCGTCCAGGTTCTGGCCGAGCGGCGCAGCACCACGCGTACGCCACAAGAGCGCGACATCCTGTTCGGCGCGCAGCAGTACCAACGACGCTAG